One segment of Thermococcus sp. AM4 DNA contains the following:
- a CDS encoding adenylosuccinate synthetase — protein sequence MPSYIVVGGQWGDEGKGSIIAYLALKDEPEVIARGGVGTNAGHSVFINGKKYAVRQLPTGFMQTKARLLVGAGVLVDPEVFFHELEHLGDFKVAERVGIDHRCAIIEERHRQLDRSNSHLHEKIGTTGSGCGPANADRVMRKARLARDIPELEPYLTDVAAEVNDALDEGKLVLIEGTQGFGLSLYYGTYPYVTSKDTTASAIASDVGVGPTRVDDVIVVFKSFPTRVGAGPFPTEMSQEEAEKLGLVEYGTVTGRRRRVGWFDFEFARYSARINGATMLALTMLDKYDKDAFGVTDYDKLPKKAKEFVEEVEERVGVPVALIKTGPELGHIIDRREVI from the coding sequence ATGCCGAGCTACATAGTCGTTGGCGGTCAATGGGGTGACGAGGGCAAGGGTTCTATCATAGCGTACCTCGCCCTGAAGGACGAGCCCGAGGTCATAGCGCGCGGCGGCGTTGGGACGAACGCGGGCCACAGCGTTTTTATCAACGGAAAGAAGTACGCGGTGAGACAGCTTCCAACGGGTTTCATGCAGACCAAGGCGAGGCTCCTCGTCGGGGCCGGCGTTCTCGTTGACCCGGAGGTTTTCTTCCACGAACTCGAACACCTCGGGGACTTCAAAGTCGCCGAGAGGGTTGGAATAGACCACCGCTGCGCGATAATCGAGGAGAGGCACAGGCAACTCGACCGCTCCAACAGCCACCTACATGAGAAGATAGGGACGACGGGAAGCGGCTGCGGGCCGGCTAACGCGGACAGGGTCATGAGGAAGGCAAGGCTCGCGAGGGATATTCCCGAGCTTGAGCCCTACCTGACGGATGTTGCCGCGGAAGTGAACGACGCGCTCGACGAGGGGAAGCTCGTCCTCATCGAGGGGACGCAGGGCTTCGGGCTGAGCCTCTACTACGGCACCTATCCCTACGTTACCTCCAAGGACACAACCGCCTCAGCGATAGCGAGCGACGTCGGAGTGGGACCGACGAGGGTTGATGATGTCATAGTCGTCTTCAAGAGCTTCCCGACGAGGGTCGGTGCCGGGCCGTTTCCGACGGAGATGAGCCAGGAGGAAGCGGAGAAGCTCGGTCTCGTCGAGTACGGGACTGTAACAGGCAGGAGGAGGCGCGTCGGCTGGTTCGACTTCGAGTTCGCCCGCTACTCCGCCAGGATCAACGGGGCAACGATGCTCGCTTTAACGATGCTTGACAAGTACGACAAAGATGCTTTTGGCGTGACAGACTACGACAAACTGCCGAAAAAGGCAAAGGAGTTCGTGGAGGAGGTAGAGGAGCGCGTTGGAGTTCCAGTGGCCCTCATAAAGACCGGGCCCGAGCTGGGGCACATCATCGACAGGAGAGAGGTTATTTAG